One Candidatus Poribacteria bacterium genomic window carries:
- a CDS encoding mandelate racemase/muconate lactonizing enzyme family protein, which yields MKITNIETFIVDAGWRPWTFVKVETDEGVTGYGECSDGRNPNGVVGTIKDFTPLMVGRDPRAYEMRFWDMIRGSRQSPGGIAAKAIAGIECALVDIKAKALGISVVELFGGPTRDDVRVYWSHCGSSRARNYELIGVPPLKSMDSIAALGREVVERGFTALKTNVIFPGDTASVHFGGFGGGPGTTDGNVTSQVLRHIETLIGTFREAVGPDVSINLDLNFNFKPEACMRIAKVLEQFDMLWLEIDMYDHEAIRQIKDSTTTKICTGENLYYMREYLPYFECRAADVFMIDVPWNGFAPSKKIGDLANVFQLNVAPHNYYSHLATHMSASLCAVLPNVRIMEIDIDDVPWKDDLTTHVPDITDGYMKIPTRPGWGTDLNEEVAKAHPWPDRRGEW from the coding sequence ATGAAAATTACAAATATTGAAACGTTTATTGTGGACGCTGGATGGCGTCCATGGACTTTTGTGAAGGTCGAAACCGACGAAGGTGTCACCGGCTACGGTGAATGTAGCGACGGCAGGAACCCTAACGGCGTGGTAGGGACTATCAAAGACTTTACACCACTGATGGTTGGACGAGATCCACGCGCTTACGAGATGCGATTTTGGGACATGATTCGCGGCTCTCGACAAAGCCCCGGCGGTATTGCGGCGAAAGCGATTGCCGGCATTGAGTGTGCCTTAGTGGATATTAAGGCGAAGGCGTTAGGAATCTCGGTTGTTGAGTTGTTCGGTGGTCCCACACGTGATGATGTCCGGGTCTATTGGTCGCACTGCGGTTCTTCCCGGGCACGCAACTATGAACTCATCGGGGTCCCACCCTTAAAAAGCATGGATTCCATCGCCGCCTTAGGGCGTGAAGTCGTCGAAAGGGGTTTCACTGCGCTCAAAACCAACGTCATTTTCCCCGGCGACACCGCATCTGTTCATTTCGGAGGCTTCGGGGGTGGACCCGGCACGACCGACGGAAACGTAACGTCTCAAGTGCTACGCCACATTGAAACCTTAATCGGCACTTTCAGGGAAGCCGTAGGTCCTGATGTCAGTATCAACCTCGATCTGAACTTTAACTTCAAGCCGGAAGCCTGCATGCGTATCGCCAAAGTCCTTGAGCAATTCGACATGTTATGGTTAGAAATTGATATGTACGACCACGAGGCTATCCGCCAAATCAAGGATTCCACGACCACGAAGATATGCACCGGCGAAAACCTCTATTACATGCGCGAGTACCTTCCCTACTTTGAGTGCCGTGCCGCCGATGTATTCATGATAGACGTGCCCTGGAACGGATTCGCACCCTCAAAGAAAATCGGGGACTTAGCAAACGTGTTCCAACTCAACGTCGCGCCCCACAACTACTACAGCCACCTTGCAACCCACATGAGTGCGAGCCTCTGTGCCGTGCTGCCCAACGTGCGAATCATGGAGATAGACATTGATGATGTCCCATGGAAAGACGATTTGACGACGCACGTTCCGGACATTACGGATGGCTACATGAAAATCCCGACACGTCCCGGATGGGGAACGGATCTCAACGAAGAGGTCGCCAAAGCACACCCCTGGCCC